A window of the Camelus dromedarius isolate mCamDro1 chromosome 5, mCamDro1.pat, whole genome shotgun sequence genome harbors these coding sequences:
- the SNX22 gene encoding sorting nexin-22 isoform X1: MLEVHIPSVGPETEGPRQNPEKGHMVFRVEVLCRGRRHTVQRRYSEFHALHKRIKKLCKVPDFPSKRLPNWRTRGLEQRRQGLEAYIQGILYMNQDVPKELLEFLSLRHFPTDPKASSWSTLGEFLPGNSSSQLYHRPVISFRVDPYICIPSPEPLPSVVVSGVLQGVYGLSASTATAQPEAACPPAPVPPMP; encoded by the exons ATGCTGGAAGTCCACATCCCGTCCGTGGGGCCCGAGACCGAGGGGCCCCGGCAGAACCCCGAGAAAGGCCACATG GTGTTCCGAGTGGAGGTGCTGTGCCGCGGGCGCAGACACACCGTGCAGAGGCGCTACAGCGAGTTCCACGCGCTGCACAAGCGG ATCAAGAAACTGTGCAAAGTGCCCGACTTCCCCTCGAAACGCCTGCCCAACTGGAGGACCAGAGGATTGGAGCAGCGGCGGCAGGGTTTGGAGGCATACATCCAG GGCATTTTATACATGAACCAGGATGTGCCCAAGGAACTACTGGAATTCCTGAGTCTTCGGCACTTCCCCACAGACCCCAAGGCCAGCAGTTGGAG CACCCTGGGGGAGTTCCTGCCTGGCAACAGTAG CTCGCAGCTGTACCACCGGCCTGTCATCAGCTTCCGTGTGGATCCTTATATTTGCATCCCATCCCCAG AGCCGCTGCCCAGCGTGGTGGTGAGTGGTGTGCTGCAGGGCGTCTACGGCCTCAGTGCCAGCACAGCTACCGCCCAGCCGGAGGCTGCCTGTCCCCCAGCTCCGGTGCCACCGATGCCCTGA
- the SNX22 gene encoding sorting nexin-22 isoform X2 has product MLEVHIPSVGPETEGPRQNPEKGHMIKKLCKVPDFPSKRLPNWRTRGLEQRRQGLEAYIQGILYMNQDVPKELLEFLSLRHFPTDPKASSWSTLGEFLPGNSSSQLYHRPVISFRVDPYICIPSPEPLPSVVVSGVLQGVYGLSASTATAQPEAACPPAPVPPMP; this is encoded by the exons ATGCTGGAAGTCCACATCCCGTCCGTGGGGCCCGAGACCGAGGGGCCCCGGCAGAACCCCGAGAAAGGCCACATG ATCAAGAAACTGTGCAAAGTGCCCGACTTCCCCTCGAAACGCCTGCCCAACTGGAGGACCAGAGGATTGGAGCAGCGGCGGCAGGGTTTGGAGGCATACATCCAG GGCATTTTATACATGAACCAGGATGTGCCCAAGGAACTACTGGAATTCCTGAGTCTTCGGCACTTCCCCACAGACCCCAAGGCCAGCAGTTGGAG CACCCTGGGGGAGTTCCTGCCTGGCAACAGTAG CTCGCAGCTGTACCACCGGCCTGTCATCAGCTTCCGTGTGGATCCTTATATTTGCATCCCATCCCCAG AGCCGCTGCCCAGCGTGGTGGTGAGTGGTGTGCTGCAGGGCGTCTACGGCCTCAGTGCCAGCACAGCTACCGCCCAGCCGGAGGCTGCCTGTCCCCCAGCTCCGGTGCCACCGATGCCCTGA